Proteins co-encoded in one Cupriavidus nantongensis genomic window:
- a CDS encoding barstar family protein — MMTDIFGLGDALAAREERGAGDGWQRAQQQAQNLYDNVLMMPSHELMQKLPPATAPVAMPAGPGWNDGTSEGAMNLFKTVRPNIVQSIRAFRVPELAQAAADLGQHFLYANCAHCASKAEILETIATSFTFPKHFGKNFDALADCLTDMIYKAGPQPGFVIVLEGLPIAQKFDKEAREVLLDVFRDAAEFWGERKVQFRVFYSFA; from the coding sequence ATGATGACTGACATTTTCGGACTGGGCGACGCCCTTGCCGCCCGCGAAGAGCGCGGCGCCGGAGATGGCTGGCAGCGGGCTCAGCAGCAGGCCCAGAACCTATACGACAACGTGCTGATGATGCCGAGCCACGAGCTCATGCAAAAACTCCCGCCCGCGACCGCGCCCGTGGCCATGCCCGCCGGTCCCGGTTGGAACGACGGCACCAGCGAGGGGGCCATGAACCTGTTCAAGACGGTGCGTCCGAACATCGTCCAGTCGATCCGCGCCTTCCGCGTGCCGGAACTGGCGCAGGCCGCGGCCGACCTCGGCCAGCATTTCCTCTATGCCAATTGCGCGCATTGCGCGAGCAAGGCGGAGATCCTGGAAACCATCGCCACCTCGTTCACCTTCCCCAAGCATTTCGGCAAGAATTTCGACGCGCTCGCCGACTGCCTGACCGACATGATCTACAAGGCTGGCCCGCAGCCGGGTTTCGTGATCGTGCTGGAGGGCTTGCCGATCGCGCAGAAGTTCGACAAGGAAGCGCGCGAGGTGCTGCTCGACGTGTTCCGCGACGCCGCCGAGTTCTGGGGCGAGCGCAAGGTGCAGTTCCGCGTGTTCTATTCGTTCGCCTGA
- a CDS encoding ribonuclease domain-containing protein has product MLARSLTGAALVLALAQPTLARQAQTEGLGTIAVQQLPNEARQTLERIEAGGPFPYDKDGSRFGNYERILPLKERGYYREYTVKSARSRNRGAKRIVCGGEQRAANDCYYTEDHYNSFKRILK; this is encoded by the coding sequence ATGCTGGCCCGGTCCCTGACCGGCGCGGCGCTGGTGCTGGCCCTGGCGCAACCGACGCTGGCGCGCCAGGCACAGACCGAAGGGCTGGGAACCATTGCAGTGCAGCAGTTGCCCAACGAAGCGCGGCAGACCCTGGAGCGCATTGAAGCCGGCGGCCCGTTCCCGTATGACAAGGACGGCTCGCGATTCGGCAACTACGAACGCATCCTGCCGCTAAAAGAACGCGGTTACTACCGCGAATACACGGTCAAGAGCGCCAGGAGCCGGAACCGGGGAGCCAAGCGGATCGTCTGCGGCGGGGAACAGCGCGCTGCCAACGATTGTTACTACACGGAAGACCACTACAACAGCTTCAAACGGATACTCAAATGA